In one Drosophila pseudoobscura strain MV-25-SWS-2005 chromosome X, UCI_Dpse_MV25, whole genome shotgun sequence genomic region, the following are encoded:
- the Mi-2 gene encoding chromodomain-helicase-DNA-binding protein Mi-2 homolog isoform X1, whose protein sequence is MASEEENDDNFQEEEEVQEENAPVAELSNDSDAPLKPNVSINDEDDDYDPEDSRKKKKGKKRKTRKGEEKGRKKKKRKKNESEEDSDFVQHDEEVEYASTSKRGRKRKEEKQAAMAKEKESAASGMPSVEDVCSAFGVCDVEIEYNDEELQNLTTYKAFMQHVRPILQKENPKVAATKLMMLVGAKWRDFCESNPHILQEATAAAGGSSGGQAPRSVAGDEPEEPRSSRSSRNEKPDDIYDEAAEEEEEEEEEEKKPRRKRSGRGKKGRRPSGKVPTLKIKFGKRKRDSSDDEQDASGASERDSDLEFERMLQKSDDSADEKEAAPATSSAKPAEAAAGPAADQDDGTPVVRKKAKTKIGNKFKKKNKLKKTKNFPEGEDGEHEHQDYCEVCQQGGEIILCDTCPRAYHLVCLEPELDEPPEGKWSCPHCEADGGAAEEEDDDEHQEFCRVCKDGGELLCCDSCPSAYHTFCLNPALDTIPDGDWRCPRCSCPPLTGKAEKIITWRWAVQRSANDDQPSTSRGTTSSSKAAAAGTRVREYFIKWHNMSYWHCEWVAEVQLDVHHPLMIRSFQRKYDMEEPPKFEESLDEADTRFKRIQRHKDKVGMKADDDDEEQLEERFYKNGVKPEWLIVQRVINHRTARDGSTMYLVKWRELPYDKSTWEEEGDDIQGLRQAIDYYQDLRAVCTSENTRSSSKKSKKGRKSKKMELDDEDRPVKHYTPPPEKPTTDLKKKYEGQPAFLDETGMQLHPYQIEGINWLRYSWGQAIDTILADEMGLGKTIQTVTFLYSLYKEGHCRGPFLVAVPLSTLVNWEREFELWAPDFYCITYIGDKDSRAVIRENELSFEEGAIRGSKVSRLRTTQYKFNVLLTSYELISMDAACLGSIDWAVLVVDEAHRLKSNQSKFFRILNSYSIAYKLLLTGTPLQNNLEELFHLLNFLSRDKFNDLQAFQGEFADVSKEEQVKRLHEMLGPHMLRRLKTDVLKNMPSKSEFIVRVELSAMQKKFYKFILTKNYEALNSKTGGGSCSLINIMMDLKKCCNHPYLFPSAAEEAQTAAGGLYEINSLTKAAGKLVLLSKMLRQLKSQNHRVLIFSQMTKMLDILEDFLEGEQYKYERIDGGITGTVRQEAIDRFNAPGAQQFVFLLSTRAGGLGINLATADTVIIYDSDWNPHNDIQAFSRAHRIGQANKVMIYRFVTRNSVEERVTQVAKRKMMLTHLVVRPGMGGKGANFTKQELDDILRFGTEDLFKEDDKEEAIHYDDKAVAELLDRTNRGIEEKESWANEYLSSFKVASYATKEEEEEEETEIIKQDAENSDPAYWVKLLRHHYEQHQEDVGRSLGKGKRVRKQVNYTDGGVVAADTNRDDSNWQDNGSEYNSEYSGGSDEDGGDDDFDEQNGGERRGKRRVDRRDDRPLPPLLARVGGSIEVLGFNARQRKSFLNAIMRYGMPPQDAFNSQWLVRDLRGKSERNFKAYVSLFMRHLCEPGADNAETFADGVPREGLSRQHVLTRIGVMSLIRKKVQEFEHINGYYSMPEIILKPCEPVQAALGAKVEIPAALEAPPGKPVAGPVAEVDKSATTSNSVTPATSAAPSPAPASEKGEDKEKEAEKKKEKDKEKEKDTGTPEKSDVKLEQEADEDKKPSDVKQEQPQTESESSAEVKPSVAATAAEVKAEAPKTEPKEEAKETPELKAEPKTEEDDKEKDKEKEKEKEKEKEKEKVDDKKPAIPTTIIDDDDDDVMIVKEDGELEKPSGASGSASATASASAGADQKSATAAAGAAAASKLVEDLEVLKRTFMFNIADGGFTELHTLWLNEEKAAVPGREYEIWHRRHDYWLLAGIVTHGYGRWQDIQNDIRFAIINEPFKMDVGKGNFLEIKNKFLARRFKLLEQALVIEEQLRRAAFLNLAQDPSHPAMSLNARFAEVECLAESHQHLSKESLAGNKPANAVLHKVLNQLEELLSDMKSDVSRLPATLARIPPVAQRLQMSERSILSRLAATAGTSSNAAQLMGQFPGGFQGTTLPAFTGGPAGNFANFRPQFSVPGQLSNTSGA, encoded by the exons ATGGCATCGGAGGAAGAGAACGACGATAATTTTCAGG AGGAAGAAGAGGTACAGGAGGAGAATGCACCGGTGGCGGAGCTCTCCAACGACTCCGATGCGCCACTGAAGCCGAACGTGAGTATT AatgacgaggacgatgacTACGATCCCGAGGACAGTcgcaagaagaagaagggcAAGAAGCGCAAGACCCGCAAGGGCGAGGAGAAGGGgcgcaagaagaagaagcgcaAGAAGAACGAGAGCGAGGAGGACAGTGACTTTGTGCAGCACGATGAGGAGGTGGAATACGCGAGCACCTCGAAGCGCGGACGCAAACGCAAGGAGGAAAAACAGGCGGCCATGGCCAAGGAGAAGGAATCGGCCGCATCGG GCATGCCCTCCGTGGAGGATGTCTGCTCGGCCTTTGGCGTTTGCGACGTGGAGATCGAGTACAATGACGAGGAGCTGCAGAACCTGACCACCTACAAGGCGTTCATGCAGCACGTGCGTCCGATATTGCAGAAGGAGAACCCCAAGGTGGCCGCCACCAAGCTGATGATGCTCGTGGGGGCCAAGTGGCGGGACTTTTGCGAGAGCAATCCCCACATCCTTCAGGAGGCTACGGCtgcggcaggaggcagcagcggcggccagGCACCGCGCAGTGTGGCCGGGGATGAGCCGGAGGAGCCGCGTTCCTCGCGCTCGTCGCGCAACGAGAAGCCCGACGACATCTACGACGAGGccgccgaggaggaggaggaggaagaggaggaggagaagaagccCCGTCGCAAACGCAGCGGACGCGGCAAGAAGGGCCGGCGACCCTCTGGGAAAGTTCCAACATTGAAGATTAAGTTCGGGAAGCGCAAGCGCGACAGCTCCGACGATGAGCAGGACGCAAGCGGTGCCTCCGAACGCGACTCGGATCTGGAGTTTGAGCGCATGCTGCAAAAGTCCGACGACAGTGCCGACGAGAAGGAGGCGGCTCCGGCCACCTCCTCCGCTAAGCCGGCAGAAGCCgcggccggaccagcagccgaTCAAGATGACGGCACACCCGTGGTCCGCAAAAAGGCCAAGACCAAGATCGGCAACAAGTtcaagaagaagaacaagcTCAAGAAGACCAAGAACTTCCCCGAGGGCGAGGACGGGGAGCACGAGCATCAGGACTACTGTGAGGTGTGCCAGCAGGGCGGCGAGATCATCCTCTGCGACACCTGTCCGCGGGCGTATCATCTGGTCTGCCTGGAGCCCGAGCTGGACGAGCCGCCAGAGGGTAAGTGGTCGTGTCCGCATTGCGAGGCCGATGGCGGGGccgccgaggaggaggacgacgacgagcaTCAGGAGTTCTGTCGCGTGTGCAAGGACGGGGGCGAGCTGCTGTGCTGCGACTCGTGCCCCTCGGCGTATCACACGTTCTGCCTGAATCCTGCCCTGGACACCATACCCGACGGCGACTGGCGCTGCCCGCGCTGCAGCTGTCCCCCGCTGACCGGCAAGGCCGAGAAGATAATCACCTGGCGCTGGGCCGTACAGCGCTCGGCCAACGATGACCAGCCCTCGACATCACGGGGCACCACCTCCTCATCGAAGGCCGCGGCAGCAGGCACCCGAGTGCGCGAGTACTTCATCAAGTGGCACAACATGTCCTACTGGCACTGCGAATGGGTGGCCGAGGTGCAGCTGGACGTGCATCATCCGCTGATGATCAGATCGTTCCAGCGTAAATACGATATGGAGGAGCCACCCAAGTTCGAGGAGTCGCTGGACGAGGCCGACACACGCTTCAAGCGCATCCAGCGGCACAAGGACAAGGTCGGCATGAaggccgacgacgacgatgaggagcagctggaggagcgcTTCTACAAGAACGGCGTCAAGCCCGAATGGCTGATTGTCCAGCGCGTGATCAACCATCGCACGGCCCGTGACGGCAGCACCATGTATCTGGTCAAATGGCGCGAGCTGCCGTACGACAAGTCCacgtgggaggaggagggcgaCGACATCCAGGGCCTGCGGCAGGCCATCGACTACTACCAGGACCTGCGGGCCGTTTGCACATCGGAGAACACGCGCTCCAGCAGCAAGAAGAGCAAGAAGGGTCGCAAGTCCAAGAAGATGGAGCTGGACGACGAGGACCGTCCTGTCAAACACTACACACCGCCGCCTGAGAAGCCCACCACGGATCTGAAGAAGAAGTACGAGGGCCAGCCGGCGTTCCTCGACGAGACCGGGATGCAGCTGCATCCCTACCAGATCGAGGGCATCAACTGGCTGCGCTACAGCTGGGGCCAGGCCATCGACACCATTCTAGCCGACGAGATGGGTCTCGGCAAGACCATACAGACGGTCACCTTTCTCTACTCGCTGTACAAGGAGGGCCATTGCCGCGGACCCTTCCTGGTGGCCGTTCCGCTGTCCACGCTCGTGAATTGGGAGCGCGAATTCGAGCTCTGGGCCCCCGATTTCTACTGCATCACGTACATCGGCGACAAGGACTCGCGGGCGGTGATACGCGAGAACGAGCTGAGCTTCGAGGAGGGGGCCATCCGCGGCAGCAAGGTCTCCCGCCTGCGCACCACCCAATACAAGTTCAACGTGCTGCTGACCAGCTACGAGCTGATCTCCATGGATGCCGCCTGCCTGGGCAGCATCGATTGGGCCGTCCTCGTGGTGGATGAGGCCCATCGCCTGAAGAGCAACCAGAGCAAGTTCTTCCGCATCCTGAACAGCTATTCGATTGCCTACAAGCTGCTGCTGACCGGCACACCTCTGCAGAACAATCTCGAGGAGCTGTTCCATCTGCTGAACTTCCTCTCGCGCGACAAGTTCAACGACCTGCAGGCCTTCCAGGGCGAGTTCGCCGACGTCTCCAAGGAGGAGCAGGTGAAGCGGCTGCACGAGATGCTCGGCCCCCACATGCTGCGCCGCCTCAAGACGGATGTGCTCAAGAACATGCCCTCCAAATCGGAGTTTATCGTGCGCGTGGAGCTCTCGGCGATGCAGAAGAAGTTCTACAAGTTCATTCTGACCAAAAACTACGAGGCCCTCAACTCGAAGACCGGCGGTGGCTCCTGTTCGCTCATCAACATCATGATGGACCTCAAGAAGTGCTGCAACCATCCGTATCTGTTTCCCTCCGCTGCCGAAGAGGCCCAAACCGCCGCGGGCGGCCTGTACGAGATCAATTCGCTGACCAAGGCCGCCGGgaagctggtgctgctgtcgAAGATGCTGCGGCAGCTGAAATCGCAGAACCATCGCGTGTTGATATTCTCGCAGATGACCAAAATGCTGGACATACTCGAGGACTTCCTCGAAGGCGAGCAGTACAAGTACGAGCGCATCGATGGCGGCATCACGGGCACAGTGCGCCAGGAGGCCATCGACAGATTCAATGCGCCCGGCGCCCAGCAGTTTGTCTTTCTGCTGAGTACCCGAGCGGGCGGATTGGGCATCAATCTGGCCACCGCAGACACGGTCATCATTTACGACTCTGACTGGAATCCCCACAACGACATACAGGCCTTCTCACGAGCTCACCGCATCGGGCAGGCCAACAAGGTGATGATCTACCGCTTTGTCACACGCAACTCCGTCGAGGAGCGCGTCACGCAGGTGGCCAAGCGGAAGATGATGCTCACGCATCTGGTGGTGCGACCCGGGATGGGCGGCAAGGGGGCAAACTTCACCAAGCAGGAGCTGGACGATATCCTGCGCTTCGGCACCGAGGATCTCTTCAAGGAGGACGACAAGGAGGAGGCCATCCACTACGACGACAAGGCGGTGGCCGAGCTGCTCGACCGCACCAATCGCGGCATCGAGGAGAAAGAGTCGTGGGCCAACGAGTACCTCTCCTCGTTCAAGGTGGCCTCCTACGCCAccaaggaggaggaagaggaggaggagacggaGATCATCAAGCAGGATGCCGAGAACTCTGACCCCGCCTACTGGGTCAAGCTGCTGCGCCACCACTACGAGCAGCACCAGGAGGATGTCGGCCGCAGCCTCGGCAAGGGAAAGCGCGTCCGGAAGCAGGTCAACTACACGGACGGTGGAGTTGTGGCCGCCGACACCAATCGAGACGACTCCAACTGGCAGGACAACGGCAGCGAGTACAATTCGGAGTACTCGGGCGGCTCCGATGAGGAcggcggcgacgacgactTTGATGAGCAGAACGGCGGCGAGCGTCGCGGCAAACGCCGTGTGGACAGGCGCGACGATCGGCccctgccaccgctgctggCTCGTGTGGGTGGCAGCATTGAGGTTCTCGGCTTCAATGCCCGACAGCGGAAGAGCTTCCTCAATGCCATCATGCGGTACGGCATGCCGCCCCAGGATGCCTTCAACTCGCAGTGGCTGGTCAGGGATCTGCGCGGCAAATCGGAGCGCAATTTCAAGGCCTACGTCTCGCTGTTCATGCGCCACCTGTGCGAGCCGGGCGCCGACAATGCGGAGACCTTTGCCGATGGCGTTCCACGCGAGGGTCTCTCCCGCCAGCACGTGCTCACCCGTATCGGCGTGATGTCGCTGATCCGCAAGAAGGTGCAAGAGTTTGAGCACATCAACGGCTACTACAGCATGCCGGAGATCATCCTGAAGCCATGCGAGCCCGTTCAGGCGGCTCTGGGAGCCAAGGTAGAGATCCCAGCGGCTCTGGAAGCGCCCCCTGGAAAGCCTGTGGCGGGCCCCGTCGCGGAGGTGGATAAAAGTGCCACGACCAGCAACAGTGTCACGCCTGCCACCAGTGCGGCGCCCAGTCCAGCTCCTGCCTCGGAGAAGGGCGAGGACAAAGAGAAAGAAGCggagaagaagaaagaaaaggacaaggaaaaggaaaaagacaCTGGTACACCCGAGAAGAGCGATGTAAAGCTGGAGCAAGAGGCTGACGAGGACAAGAAGCCGTCGGATGTCAAACAAGAGCAGCCACAGACGGAATCTGAATCATCTGCGGAGGTGAAACCAAGtgtggcagcgacagcggcggAGGTCAAGGCCGAAGCCCCCAAGACCGAGCCTAAAGAAGAGGCCAAGGAGACGCCAGAGCTCAAGGCGGAACCCAAGACGGAGGAGGACGACAAAGAAAaggacaaggagaaggagaaggaaaaggagaaggaaaaagaaaaggagaaGGTGGACGACAAGAAGCCGGCCATCCCCACCACGATCattgatgacgacgatgacgatgtgATGATCGTCAAGGAAGATGGCGAACTGGAGAAGCCCAGTGGGGCCAgcggcagtgccagtgccactgccagtgccagtgctggCGCGGACCAGAAGTCGGCCACAGCTGCCGCCGGAGCAGCTGCGGCTAGCAAGCTGGTGGAGGATCTCGAGGTGCTCAAGCGCACATTCATGTTCAATATCGCCGATGGCGGCTTCACCGAGCTGCACACCCTCTGGCTGAACGAAGAGAAGGCTGCAGTGCCCGGCAGGGAGTACGAGATCTGGCACCGTCGCCACGACTACTGGCTGCTGGCCGGAATTGTGACCCATGGCTATGGACGCTGGCAGGACATCCAGAACGACATACGCTTCGCTATCATCAATGAGCCGTTCAAGATGGATGTGGGCAAGGGCAATTTCCTGGAGATCAAGAACAAGTTTCTGGCCAGACGCTTTAAGCTGCTGGAGCAGGCCCTAGTCATTGAGGAGCAGCTGCGACGGGCGGCATTCCTCAATCTCGCCCAGGACCCCAGCCACCCGGCCATGTCGCTGAATGCACGCTTCGCGGAGGTCGAGTGTCTGGCCGAGTCGCATCAGCATCTCAGCAAGGAGTCGCTGGCTGGCAACAAGCCCGCCAATGCCGTGCTGCACAAGGTGCTCAACCAGCTGGAGGAACTGCTCTCCGACATGAAGAGTGATGTCTCCCGCCTGCCGGCCACTTTGGCCCGCATCCCACCCGTGGCCCAGCGCCTGCAGATGTCCGAGCGGTCGATTCTCTCTCGCCTGGCGGCCACCGCCGGCACTTCCTCCAATGCAG CTCAATTGATGGGCCAGTTCCCGGGTGGATTCCAGGGCACAACTCTGCCTGCATTCACTGGCGGTCCTGCCGGGAACTTTGCCAACTTCCGACCGCAATTCTCGGTCCCCGGCCAGCTATCGAATACTTCTGGCGCCTAG